A stretch of Noviherbaspirillum cavernae DNA encodes these proteins:
- a CDS encoding ABC transporter ATP-binding protein codes for MSKALEITNLQAWYGESHILHDVNLSVDQGEVVTLLGRNGAGRTTTLRAIMGLTGRRTGSIKVGGVESIHLPTHQIAHLGIGYCPEERGIFASLSAEENLLLPPSVSKTERGMSVEEIYAMFPNLAERRMSQGTRLSGGEQQMLAVARILRTGARLLLLDEISEGLAPVIVQALARMITTLKARGYTIVMVEQNFRFAAPLADRFYVMEHGQIVESFAASELNDKMPVLNELLGV; via the coding sequence ATGAGCAAGGCACTCGAAATCACCAACCTGCAGGCGTGGTACGGCGAATCGCACATCCTGCACGACGTCAATCTTTCCGTGGACCAGGGCGAGGTCGTCACGCTGCTGGGCAGAAACGGCGCGGGTCGCACCACCACGCTGCGCGCCATCATGGGCCTGACCGGACGGCGCACCGGCTCGATCAAGGTCGGCGGGGTGGAATCGATCCACCTGCCGACACACCAGATCGCGCATCTCGGCATCGGCTACTGCCCGGAGGAACGCGGCATCTTCGCCTCGCTGTCGGCGGAGGAAAACCTGCTGCTGCCGCCATCGGTGTCGAAAACCGAGCGCGGCATGTCGGTCGAGGAAATCTACGCCATGTTCCCGAATCTGGCCGAGCGCCGCATGAGTCAGGGCACGCGGCTGTCGGGCGGCGAGCAGCAGATGCTGGCGGTGGCGCGCATCCTGCGCACCGGCGCGCGCCTCTTGCTGCTGGACGAGATCTCGGAAGGACTGGCGCCGGTGATCGTGCAGGCGCTGGCGCGCATGATCACGACCCTGAAGGCGCGGGGCTACACGATCGTGATGGTGGAGCAGAACTTCCGCTTCGCCGCGCCGCTGGCCGACCGCTTCTACGTGATGGAGCACGGCCAGATCGTGGAATCCTTCGCTGCATCCGAACTGAATGACAAGATGCCGGTATTGAATGAATTGCTGGGCGTGTAG
- a CDS encoding branched-chain amino acid ABC transporter permease, with translation MTEIFGIPLQAMLSQLLLGLVNGSFYAMLSLGLAVIFGLLNVINFAHGALYMMGAFLAWMGLNYLGIGYWPMLLLAPLVVAAFGIVIEKTMLRWLYKLDHLYGLLLTFGITLMVEGLFRSFYGVSGQPYSVPEALSGAFNLGFMILPKYRAWVVVASLAVCLATWFVIEKTKLGAYLRAGTENPRLVEAFGINVPLMVTLTYGFGVALAAFAGVLAAPVIQVSPLMGSNLIIVVFAVVVIGGMGSILGSIVTGLGLGVIEGLTRVFYPELSATVVFIIMAIVLMIRPAGLFGKEK, from the coding sequence ATGACAGAAATCTTTGGAATTCCGCTGCAAGCGATGTTGAGCCAGCTCTTGCTGGGACTGGTCAACGGCTCGTTCTACGCCATGCTGTCGCTGGGGCTGGCGGTGATCTTCGGCCTGCTCAACGTGATCAATTTCGCGCATGGCGCGCTGTACATGATGGGCGCGTTCCTCGCCTGGATGGGGCTGAACTACCTCGGCATCGGCTACTGGCCGATGCTGCTGCTGGCGCCGCTGGTGGTGGCGGCCTTCGGCATCGTGATCGAGAAGACCATGCTGCGCTGGCTGTACAAGCTGGACCACCTGTACGGCCTGCTGCTGACGTTCGGCATCACGCTCATGGTGGAAGGCCTGTTCCGCTCCTTCTACGGCGTCTCCGGCCAGCCGTATTCGGTGCCGGAGGCGCTCTCGGGCGCCTTCAACCTCGGCTTCATGATCCTGCCGAAGTACCGCGCCTGGGTGGTGGTCGCCTCGCTGGCGGTGTGCCTCGCCACCTGGTTCGTGATCGAGAAGACGAAACTGGGCGCCTACCTGCGCGCCGGCACCGAGAACCCGCGGCTGGTGGAGGCGTTCGGCATCAACGTGCCGCTGATGGTGACCCTGACCTACGGCTTCGGGGTGGCGCTGGCGGCCTTCGCCGGGGTGCTGGCGGCACCGGTGATCCAGGTCTCGCCCTTGATGGGCAGCAACCTGATCATCGTGGTGTTCGCGGTGGTGGTGATCGGCGGCATGGGCTCGATCCTCGGCTCGATCGTGACCGGGCTCGGGCTGGGCGTGATCGAGGGCCTGACGCGGGTGTTCTACCCGGAACTGTCGGCCACGGTGGTGTTCATCATCATGGCGATCGTGCTGATGATCCGGCCGGCCGGGCTGTTCGGCAAAGAGAAATGA
- a CDS encoding Mut7-C RNAse domain-containing protein, whose translation MVTATFRFYEELNDFLAPERRKHEFDCRCARAATTKHMIEALGVPHTEVEFILVNGESAGFDRLLQQGDRVAVYPMCETLDITPLLRVREYPLRVTRFIADVHLGGLARLLRMAGFDTLYETYFRDEEISAISARDNRIVLTRDRELLMRREITHGCYVRELKSSRQLREIFERLDLVGSMRPFTLCLHCNTPLQSIGKERAKHVVPSGVLSRYEKFSTCEVCHGIFWEGTHWERMQALLAGLVPPA comes from the coding sequence ATGGTCACGGCGACATTCCGTTTCTATGAGGAACTGAACGACTTCCTCGCGCCCGAGCGGCGCAAGCACGAATTCGACTGCCGCTGCGCGCGCGCCGCGACCACCAAGCACATGATCGAGGCGCTCGGCGTACCGCATACTGAAGTCGAATTCATCCTGGTCAATGGCGAGTCGGCCGGCTTCGACCGCCTGCTGCAACAAGGCGACCGTGTCGCCGTCTATCCGATGTGCGAGACGCTGGATATCACGCCCCTGTTACGCGTGCGCGAATATCCGTTGCGCGTGACGCGATTCATTGCCGATGTGCATCTGGGAGGGCTGGCGCGGCTCTTGCGCATGGCCGGATTCGATACGCTTTATGAAACATATTTCCGCGACGAGGAAATTTCCGCCATCTCGGCACGCGACAATCGCATTGTCCTCACGCGCGACCGCGAATTGCTCATGCGACGGGAAATCACGCATGGCTGTTATGTGCGCGAATTGAAATCATCGCGGCAGCTGCGCGAAATTTTCGAGCGCCTCGATCTGGTCGGCAGCATGCGGCCCTTCACCTTGTGTCTGCATTGCAATACGCCCTTGCAATCCATAGGCAAGGAAAGGGCGAAGCATGTTGTTCCATCTGGCGTACTTTCCCGTTACGAGAAATTCAGCACCTGCGAGGTATGTCATGGAATCTTCTGGGAAGGGACACACTGGGAACGCATGCAAGCATTGCTCGCGGGGCTCGTGCCGCCGGCTTGA
- a CDS encoding TRAP transporter small permease, whose product MNKFEEGFIALNRWILIALLAAMSVIVFANVVMRYVTDASIPWSEEVSRHMMIWLTFLGSGLVLRSGGHIAIDNLQDALAPRYARVLRGIVLLLMVAFLSLLLYFGCIYVSRTMVQTTAATEIPFGYIYLAMPLGCALMLVHLALIARPWLKSREFIADEDFDATASASL is encoded by the coding sequence ATGAACAAGTTTGAAGAAGGATTCATTGCGCTCAACCGCTGGATCCTGATTGCCTTGCTGGCGGCCATGTCGGTCATCGTGTTTGCCAATGTCGTCATGCGCTACGTCACGGATGCATCGATCCCGTGGTCGGAAGAGGTATCGCGCCACATGATGATCTGGCTCACCTTCCTGGGAAGCGGACTGGTGCTGCGCAGCGGAGGCCATATTGCAATCGACAATCTGCAGGATGCCCTTGCGCCGCGATATGCGCGCGTCTTGCGCGGCATCGTGCTGCTGCTGATGGTGGCCTTCTTGTCGCTGCTTCTCTATTTCGGCTGCATCTACGTCAGCCGCACCATGGTTCAGACGACGGCTGCGACAGAGATCCCCTTCGGCTACATCTATCTGGCGATGCCGCTTGGATGCGCACTCATGCTGGTGCATCTGGCATTGATCGCGCGCCCCTGGCTGAAAAGCCGGGAATTCATCGCCGACGAAGACTTCGACGCCACGGCGAGCGCATCACTGTAG
- a CDS encoding TRAP transporter large permease, giving the protein MSLILVISVCVLMAIGMPVAFALGLSACIAVLAVGQFSMIVVLKETFTGIDSFPLMAVPFFILAAELMSGGSLTHVLLRFAGQFVGHKRGGLGYTNIVSLTFFSGISGSALADAAGPGSMMIKMMDKAGYGRAYAGALTASTAIVGPIIPPSIIMIIYGLQDERVSIGALFVAGFVPGILIAIAMSVVNWYVSNKRNYRGDGCFPPIREVLHNTWTAIPALLLPIIILGGMRAGWFTPTEASVVAVFYALICGKWMYRTLEWEALPHILVRSALLTSAVLIIIGFSAAFAWILTVERVPYAMAEWITQLQLSPWLLLIAINILLLIFGIFIEPLPGVMVLVPILAPVTAAAGVDPIHFAMIVIFNLTLGMITPPVGGLLFVTSNVAKIPLPELTRELKPFLVAHAIVLMLLTFIPSLSTGLPHLLGFK; this is encoded by the coding sequence ATGAGTTTAATTCTGGTGATTTCCGTCTGCGTGCTGATGGCGATCGGCATGCCTGTCGCATTTGCGCTCGGCCTTTCCGCATGCATAGCGGTGCTGGCCGTCGGCCAGTTCTCGATGATCGTTGTGCTGAAGGAGACCTTCACCGGCATCGATAGTTTCCCGCTGATGGCAGTGCCCTTCTTTATCCTGGCAGCGGAACTGATGAGCGGCGGGTCGCTGACGCACGTTCTGCTGCGTTTTGCCGGACAGTTTGTCGGACACAAGCGGGGCGGCCTGGGCTACACGAACATCGTTTCGCTGACATTCTTTTCCGGAATTTCCGGCTCGGCGCTTGCCGATGCCGCAGGACCGGGTTCGATGATGATCAAGATGATGGACAAGGCAGGTTATGGCCGCGCATATGCCGGTGCACTGACCGCATCGACCGCGATTGTCGGGCCGATCATCCCGCCTTCGATCATCATGATCATCTATGGACTGCAGGATGAACGGGTCTCGATCGGGGCATTGTTTGTGGCCGGATTCGTCCCAGGCATATTGATCGCCATCGCGATGTCGGTCGTGAACTGGTATGTCTCCAACAAGCGGAATTATCGCGGCGACGGCTGCTTTCCGCCCATCAGGGAAGTCTTGCACAACACATGGACCGCCATTCCGGCCTTGCTGCTGCCAATCATCATCCTGGGCGGCATGCGGGCCGGTTGGTTCACCCCGACTGAAGCCTCCGTCGTCGCGGTCTTCTATGCGCTGATTTGCGGCAAATGGATGTATCGCACGCTGGAGTGGGAAGCGCTCCCGCACATTCTCGTGCGATCCGCGCTGCTGACATCTGCGGTACTGATCATCATCGGCTTCTCGGCAGCGTTCGCATGGATCCTGACGGTGGAACGGGTTCCTTATGCGATGGCCGAATGGATCACGCAGTTGCAGTTGTCGCCCTGGCTTCTGCTCATTGCCATCAATATCCTGTTATTGATTTTCGGAATCTTTATCGAACCGCTGCCCGGCGTAATGGTTCTCGTGCCGATTCTTGCGCCGGTTACCGCCGCCGCCGGGGTCGATCCGATTCACTTCGCGATGATCGTCATTTTCAATCTCACATTGGGCATGATTACGCCGCCAGTGGGAGGTCTGTTGTTTGTGACGTCCAATGTGGCGAAGATCCCGCTGCCCGAACTCACCCGCGAACTGAAACCGTTCCTTGTGGCGCACGCGATCGTGCTGATGCTGCTGACCTTCATCCCGTCGCTCTCGACCGGGCTGCCTCATTTGTTGGGATTCAAGTAG
- a CDS encoding branched-chain amino acid ABC transporter permease codes for MDKRVGYAIAVAAAVAAPFFLYPVFLMKVLCFALFACAFNLLIGFTGLLSFGHAAFFGGAGYVAGHALKVWGVPFELGLLAGTAAAAAIGLVMGALAIRRQGIYFTMITLALAQMLYFVCLQLPATGGEDGLQGVPRGKLLGIIDLGHDLTLYYVVLAIAAAGFALIVRTVHSPFGQVLKAVKENEPRAVSLGYDVDRFKLLAFVLSAALAGLAGATKTVVLGFETLTDVHWSMSGLVVLMTLVGGLGTLTGPIVGAIVIIALENKLGDLGNWLAVTTNVEWFRTIGESVTIVTGAIFIVCVLAFRRGIVGELGALFKKLRKPKETKQAASSLHATAVKTTEG; via the coding sequence ATGGACAAGAGAGTCGGATATGCAATCGCAGTGGCGGCCGCCGTGGCGGCGCCATTCTTCCTGTACCCGGTGTTCCTGATGAAGGTGCTGTGCTTTGCGCTGTTCGCGTGCGCCTTCAACCTGCTGATCGGCTTCACCGGCCTGCTGTCGTTCGGCCATGCCGCCTTCTTCGGCGGCGCCGGCTACGTCGCCGGCCATGCGCTGAAGGTGTGGGGTGTGCCGTTCGAGCTGGGCCTGCTGGCCGGCACGGCGGCGGCCGCCGCCATCGGCCTCGTGATGGGGGCGCTGGCGATCCGCCGCCAGGGGATCTACTTCACCATGATCACGCTGGCCTTGGCGCAGATGCTGTACTTCGTGTGCCTGCAGCTGCCGGCCACCGGCGGCGAGGACGGCCTGCAGGGCGTGCCACGCGGCAAATTGCTGGGGATCATCGATCTGGGGCACGACCTGACGCTGTACTACGTGGTGCTGGCGATCGCGGCGGCCGGCTTCGCGCTGATCGTGCGCACCGTGCATTCGCCGTTCGGCCAGGTGCTGAAGGCGGTCAAGGAGAACGAGCCGCGCGCCGTTTCCCTGGGGTACGACGTCGACCGCTTCAAGCTGCTGGCGTTCGTGCTGTCGGCGGCGCTGGCGGGGCTGGCGGGGGCCACCAAGACGGTGGTGCTGGGCTTCGAGACGCTGACCGACGTGCACTGGAGCATGTCGGGGCTGGTGGTCTTGATGACGCTGGTGGGCGGCCTCGGCACCCTGACCGGGCCGATCGTCGGCGCGATCGTGATCATCGCGCTGGAGAACAAGCTGGGCGACCTCGGCAACTGGCTGGCGGTGACGACCAATGTCGAGTGGTTCCGCACCATCGGCGAATCCGTCACCATCGTCACCGGCGCCATCTTCATCGTCTGCGTGCTGGCCTTCCGCAGGGGCATCGTGGGGGAGTTGGGCGCGTTGTTCAAGAAGCTCAGGAAGCCGAAAGAGACGAAACAGGCTGCATCCTCGCTTCATGCAACGGCGGTCAAGACCACGGAGGGGTAG